The following proteins are encoded in a genomic region of Bacillus sp. FJAT-22090:
- a CDS encoding uracil-xanthine permease family protein — MTNAVLDVNEKPSGGQLITLSFQHMFAMFGSTILVPQLVGLSPAIALLTSGIATIFFLLITKFQVPAYLGSSFAFIAPIILATKVSGAGSAMIGGMFVGITYGIVALVIWKSGYKWIMKLLPPIVVGPVIMVIGLGLAGVAVDMAMNIKVDGNSVYSFTHFSAALVTLFTAIFCTIYFKNILSTMPILIGLIVGYIYSAAIGIIDYTAVKQAQWFEVPDFLIPGIDYDFVITSKLLLIMVPIVIVTISEHIGHQLVLGKVVERDYIKEPGLHRSLLGDGLGTFVSSLIGGPPKTTYGENIGVLAITRVYSVYVILGAAVVAIAISFLGKVMAVIASIPTAVLGGVSILLFGIIASSGLRMLVENNIDFGNNRNLVIASVILVIGIGGAKFVVSESLSIEGMALAAIIGVILNLVLPGRKEEPIAGMEQKE, encoded by the coding sequence ATGACAAATGCAGTGTTAGACGTAAACGAAAAGCCATCAGGTGGACAACTTATAACATTAAGTTTTCAACATATGTTTGCGATGTTTGGTTCCACTATTTTAGTGCCACAGCTAGTTGGGTTAAGTCCTGCAATTGCATTACTTACTAGCGGTATAGCAACGATTTTCTTTCTTTTAATCACGAAATTTCAAGTACCAGCATACTTAGGTTCATCCTTTGCATTCATTGCTCCTATTATTTTAGCAACAAAAGTTAGTGGAGCCGGAAGTGCAATGATCGGTGGGATGTTTGTTGGTATTACGTACGGAATAGTTGCCCTGGTTATTTGGAAAAGCGGGTATAAATGGATTATGAAACTACTACCCCCAATTGTAGTTGGTCCCGTAATCATGGTTATTGGATTAGGACTTGCTGGAGTAGCTGTAGATATGGCGATGAATATAAAAGTAGATGGTAACTCGGTATATAGCTTTACACACTTCTCTGCTGCTCTTGTAACATTATTTACAGCGATTTTCTGCACCATTTATTTTAAAAACATTTTAAGCACTATGCCAATTTTAATCGGTTTAATAGTAGGCTATATTTACTCAGCAGCCATTGGGATTATTGATTACACAGCAGTAAAACAAGCGCAGTGGTTTGAAGTACCTGACTTCTTAATTCCAGGAATAGATTATGATTTTGTAATAACTTCTAAGTTGTTGCTAATTATGGTTCCAATCGTAATTGTAACAATTTCAGAACATATAGGTCATCAATTAGTACTTGGTAAAGTAGTTGAACGTGATTATATAAAAGAACCAGGTTTACATCGTTCTTTACTAGGTGATGGTTTAGGAACATTTGTTAGTTCACTAATCGGTGGACCACCTAAAACGACTTATGGTGAAAACATCGGAGTTTTGGCCATCACACGTGTATATAGTGTATATGTAATTTTAGGTGCAGCTGTCGTTGCGATAGCTATTTCATTCCTTGGAAAAGTTATGGCAGTGATCGCATCGATTCCAACAGCAGTTCTAGGTGGAGTTTCCATACTCCTATTCGGAATTATTGCATCAAGTGGTCTTCGAATGCTCGTAGAAAACAATATTGACTTCGGTAATAATCGTAATCTAGTAATTGCATCTGTAATTTTAGTAATAGGTATCGGTGGTGCGAAGTTTGTTGTATCAGAATCATTAAGTATTGAAGGAATGGCATTAGCAGCGATTATTGGGGTTATTTTAAACCTAGTGCTTCCGGGTAGAAAAGAAGAACCAATTGCAGGTATGGAACAAAAAGAATAA